The Candidatus Limnocylindrales bacterium genome includes the window CTATCTGCCTTTTAGGCAAAGTTAAAGGATCCATGATAGCTTGAATAATCCTAGTAAATTAGCTTTTCGCTGTCAAGTACTTTCACATATCAAATTTTTTATTTGACCGCCTTTATAACCTATGATACACAATTTTTATGATTTTGATGTCACCAAAGATCATGCTCATTGCCGGGGAAGCTTCTGGGGACCTTCATGGAGCCTATTTGGTCAAATCTATCCGCAGCTCCTTGCCGGAAGGAAGATTTTACGGAATTGGTGGGATTCACATGCAAAGAGAAGGAGTCACTCTGATCCAGGATATTTCCCGATTGGGAGTAACCGGAGCTTGGGAAGTTCTGGCAAAACTTAATACTATCCGAAAAGTATATAGGCAGGTCCTTCATACCCTTAAAACCTCCAGACCGGATCTACTCATTTTGATCGATTATCCCGATTTTAACCTCAGAGTAGCTCGAAAAGCCAAAAAACTTAAAATCCCCATTGTTTATTATATAAGTCCTCAAGTATGGGCCTGGCGGCGAAATCGTATTTACCTTATTGCCAGGCTGGTTACGAAAATGATCGTTATCTTTCCCTTTGAGCAAGAGCTATACCAACAGGTAGGGGTTGATGTAACCTGGGTTGGGCATCCCCTGATAGATCGGGTTAAACCTGAACTTGATAAAATCCAATTCTGCAGGGGATACGGACTGGATCCTTCCCGCCCCCTTATCGGACTACTCCCGGGAAGTCGAGAAAATGAAATCAGGCGACTCTATCCGGTTATGCGATCGGCTGCAGATCTTATCTCTAAACAAATTCCCCAGACCCAATTTATCCTCCCCCTGGCCCCTTCCATCCAGGAAGCGCTTCTCTTAAAATTTCCAGGACAGACCCCTGTTCAAATCATAAAAAACAGAGGCTATGAAGCCATGAATGCTGCCGATTTATTAATAGTCGCTTCAGGTACCGTAACCATAGAAGCAGCCCTTTTAAAGGTTCCCATGATCATTACCTATAAAGTATCTCCGTTAACCTATGCACTGGGAAAAAGGCTCATTCGAGTCCCTTACATTGGAATGGTCAACCTGGTTGCCGGAAAGCAACTGGCACCCGAACTGATCCAACAGGATGCAACTCCCGAACGAATCGCCCAGGAAGCCATCAAACTTCTCCAGGATCCAGCTAAACTGATGGCTATCCGAGAAGAATTGGCTAAAGTCAGGGAAAAACTGGGAGAACCCGGTGCCTCTGATCGGGCGGCTCAGGCTGTCATCGAAGTTCTGAAAAAGATATGAGGTGTGAGAGTATGGAAGTGTAGGGGTATGGAGGTATGGGGGTATGAGGTATGGAGGTGTGAGAGTATGGAAGTGTGGGAGTATGGGAGTATAGCCATTCCCCTACTCCCACACCCCCATACCTCCATACCTCATACCCCTATACTCCCATACTCTCATACGGTGTTTCTATGCCAGATCTGATTTTCAAATCAGCACTTTTCAGACCCTCCCTGGAGTATCCTGAGATACCTTATCACGAGATGCTGAGGGAGGCAGCTCAGAAGTATTCAAATAAACCCGCAATTATCTTTAAAGATCTTTGCATTACCTTCCGAGAGTTAGATGCCCTGGTTAACAGTATGGCCAATGCCCTTTTGAGTCTAGGAGTCACCAAGGGAGATAAGGTTGCACTATTTATGATGAACCGACCCGAATGGGTGATTAGTTTTATTGCTGCGGCGAGGATCGGAGCCGTTGCAACACCTTTAAATCCCTCTTACAAGAAAATGGAAGTGGCTTATCAGATCAATGATTCTGAGGCTAAGGTCTTAATTACCCAGGAGACTTTATATCCAGTGGTTCGGGAAGCACGACCCGATATGCCGGAACTTAAGACGGTGATTGTAGTAGGAGCCACGCCGGCAGAAGATACGCTTTCGTTCGATGACCTTATCCGTAAATCCTCTCCTAAACGTCCGCCTCCTGTGGATTTAGACCTGCGAGAGGATCTGGTCGCCCTTCCTTACTCCAGTGGAACAACGGGACTTCCTAAAGGAACCATGTTGACCCAGTCGAACCTGGTGACCAATCATATCCAGTTTATTTCCTCCTCACGAATGACCGATCGAGATACTCTGCTGATTTTCCTTCCCTTTTATCATATCTACGGGACTATGCTCATGGGGAGTTCCATCTATGCCGGGGCCACGCAGGTCCTCATGGAACGGTTTGATATGGTTGAATCTCTGACCTTAGTTGAAAAGTATCGGGTAACCATGCACTTTGCCGTACCGCCTATCTTGATTGCCATGGCCAATTATCCAGAGATTAAACAATACAATCTTTCCTCTCTCCGGTTTATTTTCACCGGAGCTGCTCCCCTGGCTCCCGAAGTAGGTAGAATTGTTAAAGAATTAACCGGAGTCCGGGTTCTTCAAGGTTATGGCCTGACCGAAGCCTCTCCACTAACCCATGCCAATCCGGTAGATGGAGATTTTGCCAAATTGGAATCGGTCGGATTGGGTATATCGGATCAGGAGCATAAAATCGTGGATATAGAAACCGGTGAAAAGGAGTTAGGCCCGGATGAAGTCGGTGAGTTGATTGTGCGAGGCCCCCATGTTATGAAAGGTTATTGGAAAAACCCAGAAGCGACCCGACAGGCTCTTCGAAACGGCTGGCTTTACACCGGTGATATTGCCAAAATTGATAAAGATGGATTTGTCTATATTGTAGATCGAAAAAAGGAAATGATCAAATACAAAGGATTCGGCATAGCCCCTGCCGAACTGGAAGCCATACTCTTTCAGCATCCTGCCGTGGCTGATTGCGCCGTTTTCTCGAAACCTGACCCGGAAGCCGGAGAGGTTCCTAAAGGGGTCGTGGTTCTTAGGAAAAGCTATCATACAACTGCCGAAGAGTTAATGAAATTCGTGGAAGAGCGGGTTGCCGGATATAAGAAAATCCGTGAAATTGAGTTCCTGGAGACAATTCCCAAAACAGCTTCAGGCAAGATTTTGCGGAGGGTTTTAGTAGAACGGGAAAGGGAGAGGATGAAACCATAGAAAGTCAGAAGATAATGGCCTGACACTTCTTCAATTTTCCTGGAATTTTCCTGGAGGGGGTTTATACTGGACGGTGAAATAAAAGGAGTAATTTCCTTATTTGTGAGCAGAAAGGTACTCCCCTCCAGGAGGGATGAAAAGAGCAGATTTATATCCAATGGACCGGTAGGGGTGTAAGGCCTTACGCCCGTACACTGGTCGGTTTCGGCAAATCAGGGTTTGGTAACCAGATCCTCAATCCCCTCCGGTTCCGGTGGTTCCCGTCCTGGCTGTTTGGCCGGAAACAGGAATTTCAGAAGGGGTGGGGCTATAAAAGTTGTGATCATAACCATCAAGGTAATGGCACTGAAGAGTCTTAGATTAAAGACCCCGCTGCTTAAACCCATCTGAGCAAAAATTAAACCCACCTCCCCCCGGGGGATCATGCCTACACCGATAACACTCTTCTTACCGCGAAACCAAAATGGCGCGTACCCTGCCAGGAATTTGCCCGATATGGCGGCGATCACAAGAAGACTTCCAATCAATAGAGTTTGTCGGTTAGCCGGATTTGCTGGATTCAAGACTCGTACATCAACCGCTGCACCGACTGAAATAAAAAAGAGCGGAACAAAGAAGTGCCCGAGATGGGCTATACCCACTTCAATTTCATGGGCTTGAGGGATTTTTACCAGTAAAAGCCCGGCAGTGAAGGCTCCCATAATCATGGCCGAGCCGGCCTGGTCGGCGAGCCATGCCAGGCTAAAGGCCAGTATAACTGCCGGTACCGTAAGAGTTCCTGATAGATCGATCTGACCGACCCAACGAAACAAAAGGGGAACAATCAAACTTCCAAGCAGCAGGGTAATAATCAAAAAGCCAAAGGCGATCCCGGTTATTTTAATTACCTGGAAAATGGTTACTTCCTGGCCCTGGGTCAGCCCGGCCACTACCGTAAGAATTATTAATCCAATAATATCGTCGATAATTGCTGCTCCCAATACGATCTGGCTTTCTGGCTCCTGTAATCGACCCAGGTCGGAGAGTACGCGAGCGGTAATACCCACACTGGTAGCCGTCAGCGCGGCACCTGCTACTATCGCCACCAGATTGCTCAACCCCAGGAACCAACAGACCATATACCCCAGTATAAACGGCAAAGCCACCCCAACAATGGCAACCACGGTCGAGGCACCTCCTACCTGCAACAGCTTCTTCAAGTCGGTTTCCAGGCCAATCTCAAAGAGGAGGATAATCACCCCTACTTCGGCAAGGAGATGGATGACCTCGATGTTGGGATCTACCAACCCCAAGACTGAAGGACCAAGGATCATCCCGGCTATTAATTCTCCAAGGACTGCCGGTTGGCCGATCCGCTGGGCCAGAGCTCCGGCCAGTTTGGCCATTCCCAGCATAATAACCATCAGTCCCAAAAACTTTGGAATATCTAAATGTTCCATAAATTCTTATCAAAGCCCCATAAAACCATTTCCTTATTCGAGCTCAACCTGAGGTAAGTAGTCATCCAGAGGTACATAACCTTCTAAAGGAGGGAAATCATCCAAATGCTGGGCAATACTTGCTTGAAGAAACGAGTCTACCCACCAGAAAATATCCTGTTCTCGAATGGACCGACGCAGTTTCCGCATCCGAGATCGCCTCTCAGTCTGGCTCATGTTAACGGCCCGATAAATTGCTTCGGCTACACCTTCAATGTCATAGGGGTTCACCAAAAGGGCCCCCTTCTGTAACTGAACTGCTGCACCGGCAAATTCACTCAAAATCAACACATCATCTCCATATATACTACAAGCACAGTATTCCTTAGCTACCAGGTTCATTCCATCTTTCAAGGGAGTCACCAGGGCAATATCCGCAGCCCGGTAATAGGCAAGGAGTTCTGTACGTTCCAGGCTCCGAAAGATATAATGAATCGGTACCCAACCGGGTTGGGTGAACTGTCCGTTGATCTCACTCACCAGACGTTCAATTTCTACTTTGAGATCTGAGTATTCGGGAATCTCTACACGGCTGGGTACCACTATCTGGACCAGTGTAACCTTCCGATGCAAATCTGGAAAACGGATAAGGGCATTCCTGAAGGCTTTCAACCTTTCGGGAATCCCCTTGGTATAATCCAGACGATCCACACCCAGGATGATACGGCAATTCAGGAGAGCCTCACGGAGACATCGGGCTCTCTCACAAACCTCCTGGGAGGCAGCCTGTTTGGCGAATGCACGATAGTCGATACTAATGGGGAAACTACCTATCCTGACTTCTCGGTTCTTAATACGACCCGTGAGGATTTGCCCCTTGCCATATAGGGTAATGTCCCGGATCAGGATACGAAGACACTGCACAAAGTTGTGCCGATCCCTTAAGGTCTGAAATCCGAGGGTATCATACTCCAAAAGGGCATGCAAAACTTGAAATCGCCATGGAAGCTTGATGAAGATATCCAATGGAGGGAAGGGAATATGGAGAAAAAATCCTATCTTGGAGGTAACTCCCATGGCACGCAATTCCTTCGCTACGTTCATCAGGTGATAGTCATGAACCCAGATAAAATCATTTTCCTTGATATTCTCAGCAATCACACGGGCGAATTTGTGATTAACTGATTGATAAACAAGCCAATAGGTCGGATCAAAATTGCAGCGAGATTGAAGGTCGTGAAAGAGAGGCCAGATAATTTCATTGGAAAATCCATGATAGAATTTGCTTTTTTCCTCAGCTGTCAGGGAGACCGGTCTAAGGGTATATCCTGATTTTTTAGTTGCATCGGCCAGAAGCTCTCCCAAATCTACATTTTCTTCTTCCACCATTCCAGACCAACCGATCCATACTCCTCCACGATTTCGTAATATTGGAACCAGGGCAGTAACCAATCCACCAGAGCCAGGCTTGATACTCCATTGCCCATTTTCTCCTTGAGTCAAGACAATGGGCAATCGGTTTGATACAATGATAAGGCGACTCCCTTGTGTTTTCATGTCACTTTCCTTTTTTACAAGCCTGCTCCCAATTTGAGAAAAATTCCAACAATTCTTCAGGGGGTTTTAGCCAGATATCTGCACGGGTGGGGCGGAACTTTTCACGAACCAGGATACCAAGTCCTTTTCCTTTGACAGCTTTAAAGGCATCTTCGTCGGTTTGATCATCTCCCAAATAGGCCACGACAGTATCTTCCCCCATTTCCGAAAGAATTGTCTCCACTGCAAAACCCTTGCTTCTTCCGGGAACTCTAAGTTCAATCCCACCATCAAATTCGTGCAAGGTGAGTCCTGTCTCCCAAGAAAGCAGTGACCAGCTCTTCAGGATTTTCTCCCGCATTTGTTTAACGACCCTCAGTTCTAATCCTCTCCAATGAAGAGCAAGACTGGCGGGTTTTTGTTCGCAACGGTCTCTGAGGCCTTCTGCTTCGATCCATGCGTTTGCTTTGGTAAGGCCTTGTAGAGCCCGTTCATCCAATTTAGCTATTTCATAAGTACCGTCCGGCATCAGACGTTCCCAGCCATGAGAACCCCAAATCTCCACAGGAGATTTAAGTCCAAGAAGCGGAATCAGATCCTTTATCCACCGTCCGGTAATTAAGACAATACGAGTATGACGAGCCTCGAAGAGGGTCTCTAAGGCCTCACGTACACCAGGATATGGAGTCGCTTGATCCCGTTGGATACGAAATGGTGCCAGGGTTCCATCGTAATCAAGAAGTAGTGCCCGTTGATGGGTACTTGACAGCATGATAAAGAATAACTCCAGTAATTGGTCTTGTCGCAGATTGTTTTGGAACAATCTCATTCTTTCGTACCTCCAAAAACGGTTCTCCTTTTCATCAACCACTTCAACAATACCCGAATGTTGATGGGGTTATGGCTTTTATCCCGATAAACAAATTTCTCTACCGGTAAAGTCCCACAAAACACAAATGGGTAGGATCCTAACCCTTTCACAGGGAAGTAGAATTACAGATTCTTACCTTCTTTGTCTTTTTCTTTCATTTTCTAAAGTCAGGCACAACTCGTAAGCTTCTTCCGGTTTCATGTCTTCATGGACCACTTTTCTCACAGCCTGAATCATGGCTACGGGATCTTCAGACTGGAATATGTTTCGCCCCATGTCAACCCCTGCGGCGCCTTGCTGAACAGCCTGGTAAGCCATTCTCAGGGCTTCGAGTTTCGGAATTTTTTTTCCGCCGGCAATAACGATGGGAACCGGACAGGAAGCCGTTATGGTCTCAAATCCTTCGGAAACATAATAGGTCTTAATATAAGAGGCACCCAATTCTGCACATATTCGGGTTGCCAGGCGCAGGTATTTTGCATCCCGAACCATCTCTTTACCTACGGCGGTAACGCCCAAAACTGGAATCCCATACCGATGGCCCAGATCTACCAGTCGGGTCATGTTGTGAATCGATTTGGTCTCGTATTCACCTCCAACAAAGACCTGGACGGCAAGAGCTGCAATATTCAAACGAATGGCGTCTTCAATGTCAACGGCAATTTCTTCATTGGAGAGCTCTTTAAGGATGCTGGGACCTCCACTGGCCCGGAGGACAATCCCCTTTGTAAAGGTTGGAGGAATGGTAGAGCGCAGAATTCCTCGGGTACACATAAGGGTATCGGCGTAGGGAAGCAGGGGCAGGATCGTCACATCAACCCGTTCCAATCCTGTGGTGGGTCCTAAAAAATATCCATGATCAATGGCCAGCATCACCGTACGGCCGGTTTCCGGACAAAATATTTTTGATAATCGATTTTTCATCCCCCAATCCAGCGAATTGGAACCTCGTAATCTGAACAGTTCATTTTCCATGGGAATATCCAAATAAAAATTGTGTGTTTCTTGTAAGCTGTCTTTATCTGCCATTTTCAACCTCCTTTTGTTAAGATGAGCGGGTTAGGATCTTTAAATGTACTGCATACCCTCACCCCCGGCCCCTCTCCCACAAGAGGAGAGAGGAGTGAAGTAAAGCATCGGACCGCTTCTCCACACTTCCCCTCTCCAGAAGCCTCGGGAGAGGAGTCAGGGGGTAAGGGCCTGCGTGGTTCCTTTAAACAAATTAATCCTTATCGGGAAATATAAAAATCATTTTACCTAAAATTTGAAAGGATCGTTTTGCCCTCACCTCCTTCTCCCAAGGCTTCGGGAGAGGGGGGTGAGGGCAGAATAGCTATTTAAATTTACCTTTACCAAAGTACTATTCGAATTAGCAAGAAATTTCTAAAAACTTTTTATCGACATCCCGAGGTTGACAAGGATGAAAACTTACCGTAGGTTCTTAACATGTATTTAACCCAATCCTATCTCAACCGGCTTCGACGGAACAAGGCCTTATATTTTCT containing:
- the lpxB gene encoding lipid-A-disaccharide synthase, whose translation is MSPKIMLIAGEASGDLHGAYLVKSIRSSLPEGRFYGIGGIHMQREGVTLIQDISRLGVTGAWEVLAKLNTIRKVYRQVLHTLKTSRPDLLILIDYPDFNLRVARKAKKLKIPIVYYISPQVWAWRRNRIYLIARLVTKMIVIFPFEQELYQQVGVDVTWVGHPLIDRVKPELDKIQFCRGYGLDPSRPLIGLLPGSRENEIRRLYPVMRSAADLISKQIPQTQFILPLAPSIQEALLLKFPGQTPVQIIKNRGYEAMNAADLLIVASGTVTIEAALLKVPMIITYKVSPLTYALGKRLIRVPYIGMVNLVAGKQLAPELIQQDATPERIAQEAIKLLQDPAKLMAIREELAKVREKLGEPGASDRAAQAVIEVLKKI
- a CDS encoding class I adenylate-forming enzyme family protein, with the protein product MPDLIFKSALFRPSLEYPEIPYHEMLREAAQKYSNKPAIIFKDLCITFRELDALVNSMANALLSLGVTKGDKVALFMMNRPEWVISFIAAARIGAVATPLNPSYKKMEVAYQINDSEAKVLITQETLYPVVREARPDMPELKTVIVVGATPAEDTLSFDDLIRKSSPKRPPPVDLDLREDLVALPYSSGTTGLPKGTMLTQSNLVTNHIQFISSSRMTDRDTLLIFLPFYHIYGTMLMGSSIYAGATQVLMERFDMVESLTLVEKYRVTMHFAVPPILIAMANYPEIKQYNLSSLRFIFTGAAPLAPEVGRIVKELTGVRVLQGYGLTEASPLTHANPVDGDFAKLESVGLGISDQEHKIVDIETGEKELGPDEVGELIVRGPHVMKGYWKNPEATRQALRNGWLYTGDIAKIDKDGFVYIVDRKKEMIKYKGFGIAPAELEAILFQHPAVADCAVFSKPDPEAGEVPKGVVVLRKSYHTTAEELMKFVEERVAGYKKIREIEFLETIPKTASGKILRRVLVERERERMKP
- a CDS encoding cation:proton antiporter translates to MEHLDIPKFLGLMVIMLGMAKLAGALAQRIGQPAVLGELIAGMILGPSVLGLVDPNIEVIHLLAEVGVIILLFEIGLETDLKKLLQVGGASTVVAIVGVALPFILGYMVCWFLGLSNLVAIVAGAALTATSVGITARVLSDLGRLQEPESQIVLGAAIIDDIIGLIILTVVAGLTQGQEVTIFQVIKITGIAFGFLIITLLLGSLIVPLLFRWVGQIDLSGTLTVPAVILAFSLAWLADQAGSAMIMGAFTAGLLLVKIPQAHEIEVGIAHLGHFFVPLFFISVGAAVDVRVLNPANPANRQTLLIGSLLVIAAISGKFLAGYAPFWFRGKKSVIGVGMIPRGEVGLIFAQMGLSSGVFNLRLFSAITLMVMITTFIAPPLLKFLFPAKQPGREPPEPEGIEDLVTKP
- a CDS encoding trehalose-6-phosphate synthase; amino-acid sequence: MKTQGSRLIIVSNRLPIVLTQGENGQWSIKPGSGGLVTALVPILRNRGGVWIGWSGMVEEENVDLGELLADATKKSGYTLRPVSLTAEEKSKFYHGFSNEIIWPLFHDLQSRCNFDPTYWLVYQSVNHKFARVIAENIKENDFIWVHDYHLMNVAKELRAMGVTSKIGFFLHIPFPPLDIFIKLPWRFQVLHALLEYDTLGFQTLRDRHNFVQCLRILIRDITLYGKGQILTGRIKNREVRIGSFPISIDYRAFAKQAASQEVCERARCLREALLNCRIILGVDRLDYTKGIPERLKAFRNALIRFPDLHRKVTLVQIVVPSRVEIPEYSDLKVEIERLVSEINGQFTQPGWVPIHYIFRSLERTELLAYYRAADIALVTPLKDGMNLVAKEYCACSIYGDDVLILSEFAGAAVQLQKGALLVNPYDIEGVAEAIYRAVNMSQTERRSRMRKLRRSIREQDIFWWVDSFLQASIAQHLDDFPPLEGYVPLDDYLPQVELE
- the otsB gene encoding trehalose-phosphatase; its protein translation is MRLFQNNLRQDQLLELFFIMLSSTHQRALLLDYDGTLAPFRIQRDQATPYPGVREALETLFEARHTRIVLITGRWIKDLIPLLGLKSPVEIWGSHGWERLMPDGTYEIAKLDERALQGLTKANAWIEAEGLRDRCEQKPASLALHWRGLELRVVKQMREKILKSWSLLSWETGLTLHEFDGGIELRVPGRSKGFAVETILSEMGEDTVVAYLGDDQTDEDAFKAVKGKGLGILVREKFRPTRADIWLKPPEELLEFFSNWEQACKKGK
- the lsrF gene encoding 3-hydroxy-5-phosphonooxypentane-2,4-dione thiolase, whose protein sequence is MADKDSLQETHNFYLDIPMENELFRLRGSNSLDWGMKNRLSKIFCPETGRTVMLAIDHGYFLGPTTGLERVDVTILPLLPYADTLMCTRGILRSTIPPTFTKGIVLRASGGPSILKELSNEEIAVDIEDAIRLNIAALAVQVFVGGEYETKSIHNMTRLVDLGHRYGIPVLGVTAVGKEMVRDAKYLRLATRICAELGASYIKTYYVSEGFETITASCPVPIVIAGGKKIPKLEALRMAYQAVQQGAAGVDMGRNIFQSEDPVAMIQAVRKVVHEDMKPEEAYELCLTLENERKRQRR